A DNA window from Drosophila virilis strain 15010-1051.87 chromosome 4, Dvir_AGI_RSII-ME, whole genome shotgun sequence contains the following coding sequences:
- the LOC6628470 gene encoding uncharacterized protein C1orf50 homolog, whose product MKRSSTMDTQLTYESAVKKAQLVERNPQFQLDPMRVSMHDETDIINLAQQIQTADKQLKHSTSQKLVVILDQIKMLQAQAMNILKESNESRTLHSAACNFAKKPGHIYHLYQRATGQTYFSMLSPEEWNHSVDQTYKGSYRLEYDLSWTPIDKIKERDDKLKWVEKCINSDNGTTLAIDFNVTNN is encoded by the exons ATGAAAAGAAGTTCTACAATGGACACGCAGTTAACTTATGAATCAGCAGTCAAGAAAG CTCAATTGGTGGAGCGAAACCCCCAATTTCAATTGGATCCTATGCGTGTCTCGATGCACGATGAAACTGATATAATTAATCTAGcgcaacaaatacaaacggCGGACAAGCAACTGAAGCACAGCACCAGCCAGAAATTGGTTGTTATACTGGATCAG ATAAAAATGCTGCAAGCACAAGCTATGAATATACTCAAGGAGTCAAATGAGAGTCGAACACTACACAGCGCCGCTTGCAATTTTGCCAAGAAACCCGGCCATATCTATCATCTTTACCAAAGGGCCACTGGCCAGACCTATTTTAGCATGCTGTCCCCAGAA GAATGGAATCATTCTGTGGACCAAACATATAAGGGCAGCTATAGACTCGAATATGATTTAAGCTGGACACCGAttgataaaataaaagaacgTGATGATAAGCTTAAATGGGTggaaaaatgcataaatagcGACAATGGTACAACACTTGCTATTGATTTTAATGttacaaataattaa